A window of Deinococcus sp. HSC-46F16 contains these coding sequences:
- a CDS encoding cyclodeaminase/cyclohydrolase family protein — MAQFWDETARDLLARTASGDPTPGGGAAAAVAAAFGVALMEMALNIALERSWREEAHPERRALLPWLAGQREHLQTLGQADARAFGRFVEAARQPDETPEQDAEREAELEDAARRAAGVPLDLAQTGVRVLERAAEALALSPTLVVSDVSAGAGLLAGAVDAARVTVEANLSRLPDAEAQALRDESAALARRARELADGVLGEALERMGERGGS; from the coding sequence ATGGCGCAGTTCTGGGACGAGACGGCCCGTGACCTCCTCGCGCGGACGGCGAGCGGCGACCCCACGCCGGGGGGTGGGGCGGCGGCGGCAGTGGCGGCGGCCTTCGGGGTCGCGCTGATGGAGATGGCGCTGAACATCGCCCTGGAGCGGTCCTGGCGCGAGGAGGCGCACCCGGAGCGCCGCGCCCTGCTGCCTTGGCTGGCTGGGCAGCGCGAGCACCTCCAGACGCTGGGACAGGCCGACGCGCGGGCCTTCGGGCGCTTCGTGGAGGCCGCCCGACAGCCGGACGAGACGCCGGAACAGGACGCCGAGCGGGAGGCCGAGCTGGAAGATGCCGCCCGCCGCGCCGCCGGGGTCCCCCTTGACCTCGCGCAGACCGGGGTGCGGGTGCTGGAACGGGCCGCCGAGGCGCTGGCGCTCTCGCCCACGCTGGTCGTCAGCGACGTGAGCGCGGGGGCGGGCCTCCTTGCCGGGGCGGTGGACGCCGCCCGCGTGACTGTGGAAGCCAACCTCTCCCGCCTGCCGGACGCCGAGGCCCAGGCCCTGCGCGACGAGAGTGCCGCCCTGGCCCGCCGCGCCCGCGAACTGGCGGACGGGGTGCTGGGGGAGGCGTTGGAGCGGATGGGGGAGCGGGGGGGGAGTTAG
- a CDS encoding HU family DNA-binding protein, with translation MTKKTTKAAASKKSEGTTSRGGNGGATRGRSAGGNAEGGSERTGKVAKTQLVEQVAEKTGLTKKQSEEAVSAMLDVVVDAIRSGQSVGLPGLGTLSVKATAARTGVRPGTSEKIQIPAGKKVAFKVASTLKGNL, from the coding sequence ATGACGAAGAAAACGACGAAGGCAGCGGCCAGCAAGAAGTCCGAAGGCACCACCAGCCGTGGCGGCAACGGCGGCGCGACCCGTGGACGCAGCGCGGGCGGCAACGCCGAGGGCGGCAGCGAGCGCACCGGCAAGGTCGCCAAGACCCAGCTCGTGGAGCAGGTCGCCGAGAAGACCGGCCTGACCAAGAAGCAGAGCGAGGAAGCCGTCAGCGCCATGCTCGACGTGGTCGTGGACGCCATCCGCAGCGGCCAGAGCGTGGGCCTGCCCGGCCTGGGCACCCTGAGCGTCAAGGCCACCGCCGCCCGCACCGGCGTGCGCCCCGGCACCTCCGAGAAGATCCAGATCCCCGCGGGCAAGAAGGTGGCCTTCAAGGTCGCCAGCACCCTCAAGGGCAACCTGTAA
- a CDS encoding aldehyde dehydrogenase family protein yields the protein MTTTLTRVPLLIGGEAVMTAQTDRVAHPYTGEALYDVARAGEAELRRALDLAAEAFRESRRWPAHRRAEGLRRASALLSARADLFARTIATEAGKPLKASRVEVARSVENLSFAADEALRLAGEGIPLDASRFGEGRVGFTRREPRGIIAAISPFNFPLNLALHKVGPALAGGNVVILKPAPQTPQTANLLAELLRDAGFPPGAISVLHGGAELGAALTSAPEVALVTFTGSPGVGESIKRGSGLKPVVLELGNNSANLVDAESDVEGAARALAAVSFAYQGQVCIHPQRLIVHEAAYDRFREVFLEASRALVCGDPLDEATDVGPLIGAAALERLGDWIGEAQALGGRLLLGGTPQGNILPPTVLEDVPEHARLVAEEAFGPVVVLSRAANWAEAIAAANRSRYGLQTGVFTTNLQHALEAARDIEAGGVIVNDPSTFRVDQMPYGGIKDSGFGREGARASVEELTYVKTVVLR from the coding sequence ATGACCACCACCCTGACCCGCGTGCCCCTCTTGATCGGGGGCGAGGCTGTCATGACCGCGCAGACCGACCGCGTAGCGCACCCCTACACGGGGGAAGCGCTCTACGACGTGGCCCGCGCCGGGGAGGCCGAGTTGCGCCGGGCGCTGGACCTCGCGGCGGAAGCGTTCCGCGAGTCGCGCCGCTGGCCCGCGCACCGCCGCGCCGAGGGCCTGCGCCGGGCCTCCGCGCTGCTCTCGGCGCGGGCCGACCTCTTCGCCCGCACCATCGCCACCGAGGCGGGCAAGCCGCTCAAGGCGTCGCGGGTGGAGGTCGCCCGCAGCGTGGAGAACCTGTCCTTCGCCGCCGACGAGGCGCTGCGGCTCGCGGGCGAGGGGATTCCGCTGGACGCCAGCCGCTTCGGGGAAGGCCGAGTCGGATTCACCCGCCGCGAGCCGCGCGGCATCATCGCGGCGATCAGTCCCTTCAACTTCCCGCTGAACCTCGCGCTGCACAAGGTCGGTCCGGCGCTCGCGGGGGGCAACGTGGTGATTCTCAAGCCCGCGCCCCAGACGCCCCAGACGGCCAACCTGCTCGCCGAACTGCTGCGCGACGCCGGCTTCCCGCCCGGCGCGATCAGCGTGCTGCACGGCGGGGCCGAGCTGGGCGCGGCGCTGACCTCGGCCCCAGAGGTCGCGCTGGTGACCTTTACCGGCAGTCCCGGCGTGGGAGAGAGCATCAAGCGCGGCAGCGGCCTCAAGCCGGTCGTGCTGGAACTCGGCAACAACAGCGCCAACCTCGTGGACGCCGAGAGCGACGTGGAGGGCGCGGCGCGGGCGCTCGCCGCCGTCTCCTTCGCCTACCAGGGGCAGGTGTGCATCCATCCCCAGCGCCTGATCGTCCACGAGGCCGCCTATGACCGCTTCCGCGAGGTCTTTCTGGAGGCCAGCCGGGCGCTGGTGTGCGGCGACCCCCTCGACGAGGCGACCGACGTGGGGCCGCTGATCGGGGCGGCGGCGCTGGAACGGTTGGGGGACTGGATCGGGGAGGCGCAGGCCCTCGGCGGTCGCCTGCTGCTGGGCGGCACCCCCCAGGGCAATATCCTGCCCCCCACCGTGCTGGAGGACGTGCCCGAGCACGCCCGCCTCGTCGCGGAGGAGGCCTTCGGCCCGGTGGTGGTCCTCTCCCGCGCCGCGAACTGGGCAGAGGCCATCGCCGCCGCCAACCGCAGCCGCTACGGCCTCCAGACGGGCGTCTTTACCACCAACCTTCAGCACGCGCTGGAAGCCGCCCGCGACATCGAGGCGGGCGGGGTGATCGTGAACGACCCCAGCACCTTCCGGGTGGACCAGATGCCCTACGGCGGCATCAAAGACAGCGGCTTCGGCCGCGAGGGTGCCCGCGCCTCGGTCGAGGAACTCACCTACGTCAAGACCGTGGTGCTGCGCTAG